A window from Nitrososphaerales archaeon encodes these proteins:
- a CDS encoding lactate utilization protein: MLERFYEAKVWYNEKIVETTLKNLTKNGFNVLYVPKKEDALKKILEMVPIDAKVGVGGSLTIREMGLIEALKNRGNIVLDTWQPNLPKKDELEMRRNHLTSDVFISSTNALTIDGKLVNIDGVGNRVAAMIFGPKKVIVVAGINKIVKDVNEGIKRIRDLAAPLNAKRSNRKTPCALTGFCDEENCEPPDRICKVITIIERKPTETDTTLILVGEPLGY, translated from the coding sequence ATGTTGGAAAGATTTTACGAAGCAAAGGTATGGTATAATGAAAAGATCGTTGAAACCACGCTAAAGAACTTAACGAAGAATGGTTTCAATGTGCTTTATGTACCGAAGAAGGAAGACGCGTTAAAGAAGATTCTCGAGATGGTCCCAATAGATGCTAAGGTAGGGGTTGGAGGTTCTCTTACTATAAGAGAGATGGGTTTGATCGAGGCTTTAAAGAATCGTGGGAATATAGTCCTAGATACGTGGCAGCCGAATCTTCCTAAAAAGGATGAGCTGGAGATGAGGCGCAATCACCTAACTTCAGATGTCTTCATATCGAGTACCAATGCATTGACGATCGATGGAAAGTTGGTGAATATCGATGGTGTTGGAAATCGAGTCGCGGCGATGATCTTTGGGCCGAAGAAGGTTATTGTGGTCGCAGGTATAAATAAGATTGTAAAAGATGTGAATGAAGGTATCAAGAGGATTAGAGATTTAGCAGCACCTCTAAATGCTAAGCGCTCCAATAGAAAGACACCATGTGCACTCACGGGCTTTTGTGACGAAGAGAATTGTGAACCACCAGATAGAATCTGTAAAGTAATTACGATAATCGAAAGGAAGCCCACAGAGACCGATACTACACTTATACTGGTGGGTGAACCCCTAGGCTACTAG